The DNA region CCGGCACCACGCTCGGGGCCGCCGTGCTCACCGGCGGCTTCTCCATCCAGTACATCCGCCCCGCGACCGGCCGGACCCTGCGCGCCCGCGCGGTGGTCGTCCACACCGGGCGCCGGCAGGCCGTCGGGCGCTGCGATCTGTACACGGTGGACGAGGAGGGCACCGAGACCCTGTGCGCGGTGGCCCAGGGGACCGTGCTCCCCGCCGGCCCGGCCTGACCGCGCGGCCCGGAGGCCCGGGCGGTCAGCCCCCGGCGATCTCGGCCAGCCGCACCGGCCTGTGCTCCCCGCGCGAGCGCTCACAGGCCTCCGCGACGCGCAGCGCGTGCAGCGCCTCCCGGCCGTCGCAGGGGTTCGCCAGCTCGCCCCGCACCACCCGGACGAACGCGTCCAGCTCCGCCTCGTACGCCGGGGCGAAGCGCTCCAGGAAGCCCGGCCAGGGTTTGGCGGGGGCGGGCGGGCCCTCCGGTTCCACCGAGGTGATCGGCGTACGGTCGTCCAGGCCGATCGCCAACTGGTCATGTTCGCCCGCCAGTTCCATGCGTACGTCATAGCCGGCACCGTTGCACCGGGTGGCCGTCGCCGTCGCCGTCGTGCCGTCGTCCAGGGTCAGCAGGGCCGCCGCCGTCGCCACGTCACCCGCGTCCCGGAACGCGGACAGCCCGCCGTCCGAGCCGGTGGCGTACACCTCCACCACCTCACGGCCCGTCACCCACCGCAGGATGTCGAAGTCGTGCACCAGGCAGTCCCTGAACAGGCCGCCGGAGAGCGGGAGATAGTCGGCCGGCGGGGGAGCGGGGTCGGAGGTGACCGCCCGTACGGTGTGCAGCCGGCCCAGAGCCCCGCCGCGGACGGCCGTCCGCGCCGCGCCGTACCCCGCGTCGAAGCGGCGCATGAAGCCGAGCTGGAGCACGCTGCCCGCCCGCTCGACCTCGGCCAGCGCGCCCAGGGTCCCGGCGAGATCCAGCGCGATCGGCTTCTCGCAGAAGGCGGGCAGGCCCGCCCGCGCCGCCCGGCCGATGAGGTCCGCGTGCGCCGAGGTCGCCGAGGTGATGACCACCGCGTCCACCCCGGCGGCCATGACGTCGGCGGCCGAGGCGACGGCTCTGGCGCCGGTCCGACCGGCGACCCTGGCCGCACGGCCCGCGTCGGGGTCCGTCACCACCAGGGCGTCGACGCCCTGGTGGCGGCCCAGGACGCCCGCGTGGAAGGAACCGATCCGGCCGGTGCCGATGAGTCCGATACGCATGGACTCAACGTGCCGCCCTGCCGACGCACTGTCAACTATATGTCCTGACAAAAAGCCGGGTGCGGCGCGGCGTCCACGCGGTACGCTCCCGTCCGTGCCCAAACCCACCGCCGACTCCGCCGCCCTGGGGCTGGGCGTGGACCGCACCAGCCCCGTCCCGCTCTACCACCAGCTGGCCCAGCAGCTGGAAGCGGCCGTCGAACAGGGCCGCCTCGCGCCCGGCAGCCTCCTCGGCAACGAGCTGGAGCTCGCCGCACGGCTCGGGCTGTCCCGGCCGACCGTCCGCCAGGCGATCCAGTCCCTCGTCGACAAGGGGCTGATGGTGCGCCGCCGGGGGGTCGGCACCCAGGTCGTGCACAGTCGCATCAAACGCCCGCTGGAGCTGAGCAGCCTCTACGACGACCTGGAGGCCGCGGACCGCCGCCCCGCCACCCGTGTGCTGCGCAACACGGTCGAGCCGGCCCCCGCCGAGGCCGCCTCCGCGCTCGGGGTGGCGCAGGGCAGCGACGTCCACCTCGTCGAACGGCTGCGCCTCGCGCACGACGAGCCGGTGGCCCTGCTCCGCAACCACCTGCCGCTGGGCCTGCTCGACCTGGACACCGGGAGGCTCGAGGCGACCGGGCTGTACCGGATGATGCGCTCCTCGGGCCTCACGCTGCACAGCGCCCGCCAGTCCGTCGGCGCGCGGGCGGCAACCGGCGAGGAGGCCGCGCTGCTCGCCGAGCCCCCGGGCGCGCCGCTGCTGACGATGGAGCGCACTACCTTCGACGCCGGCGGCCGGGCGGTGGAGTTCGGCTCCCACGTCTACCGCGCCTCCCGGTACGCCTTCGAGTTCCAACTGCTGGCCCGCCCCTGAGCCGCCCCGCCGTATCGTCCGTGCGACCGGCCGTACCGCCGAGTGTTGACGTGGCCATGCAGGCCCGCTAGAACTCGCACAGCCGCACAGCCATGGGCCCTGTGCGGCCCGCACGCCGCGTGCGCGCGGCCCGACGACGGGAGGGCCACCGGCACGCCCCGAACCGCCCCCGCGCCCCTGCCGGGTCATGCCCGGCCGGGCTCGGGGATACTTGGGCGGCCGGGCCGGGAGTCCGCTCTCCCCGGCTCCACCAGGCAGCACAGCGAGCAGCACAAGAAGGGCACGGCGTCGTGGCAAGGGTTCGGACAGGGGTACGCGCGATGGGCGCCGTGCTCGCAGCGGTGCTGGGCGTCTCCCTCATGGGATGCAGCAGCACCGGCGGCAAGCGGGCGGAGGAGCGCGCGGCCGAGGAGGCCGCCGTGGGACGGTCCGCGGTGAACACACCCCGCTGGACGTTCGCCATGGTCACCCACTCGGGCGACGGTGACACCTTCTGGGACATCGTCAAGAAGGGCGCCGAGCAGGCGGCCGCCAAGGACAACATCAACTTCCTCTACATGCACAACGACGAGGGCCAGCAGCAGGCCGAGCTCGTCCAGACCGCGATCGACAAGAAGGTCGACGGGCTGATCGTCTCGCTGGCCAAGCCCGACTCGATGAAGACCGTCGTCGCCAAGGCGGTCAAGGCCGGCATCCCGGTGATCACGGTGAACTCCGGCTCGGCGGAGTCCGAGCGGTTCGGCGCCCTCACCCACATCGGGCAGGACGAGTCGATCGCCGGAGAGGCCGTGGGCGACGAGCTCAACGCGCGCGGCCGCAAGAAGGTGCTCTGCGTCCTGCACGAGCAGGGCAACGTCGGCCACGAGCAGCGCTGCGCCGGGGCGAAGAAGACCTTCGACGGCACCCTGCGGAACCTGTACGTCGACGG from Streptomyces sp. NBC_01754 includes:
- a CDS encoding PaaI family thioesterase — encoded protein: MTELSLQAAQQVLDGQPFSSLVGARLTEFGDGAATLEVDVRDELRQQNGFLHGGVLAYAADNSLTFAAGTTLGAAVLTGGFSIQYIRPATGRTLRARAVVVHTGRRQAVGRCDLYTVDEEGTETLCAVAQGTVLPAGPA
- a CDS encoding Gfo/Idh/MocA family protein translates to MRIGLIGTGRIGSFHAGVLGRHQGVDALVVTDPDAGRAARVAGRTGARAVASAADVMAAGVDAVVITSATSAHADLIGRAARAGLPAFCEKPIALDLAGTLGALAEVERAGSVLQLGFMRRFDAGYGAARTAVRGGALGRLHTVRAVTSDPAPPPADYLPLSGGLFRDCLVHDFDILRWVTGREVVEVYATGSDGGLSAFRDAGDVATAAALLTLDDGTTATATATRCNGAGYDVRMELAGEHDQLAIGLDDRTPITSVEPEGPPAPAKPWPGFLERFAPAYEAELDAFVRVVRGELANPCDGREALHALRVAEACERSRGEHRPVRLAEIAGG
- a CDS encoding GntR family transcriptional regulator, which gives rise to MPKPTADSAALGLGVDRTSPVPLYHQLAQQLEAAVEQGRLAPGSLLGNELELAARLGLSRPTVRQAIQSLVDKGLMVRRRGVGTQVVHSRIKRPLELSSLYDDLEAADRRPATRVLRNTVEPAPAEAASALGVAQGSDVHLVERLRLAHDEPVALLRNHLPLGLLDLDTGRLEATGLYRMMRSSGLTLHSARQSVGARAATGEEAALLAEPPGAPLLTMERTTFDAGGRAVEFGSHVYRASRYAFEFQLLARP
- a CDS encoding sugar ABC transporter substrate-binding protein, whose amino-acid sequence is MARVRTGVRAMGAVLAAVLGVSLMGCSSTGGKRAEERAAEEAAVGRSAVNTPRWTFAMVTHSGDGDTFWDIVKKGAEQAAAKDNINFLYMHNDEGQQQAELVQTAIDKKVDGLIVSLAKPDSMKTVVAKAVKAGIPVITVNSGSAESERFGALTHIGQDESIAGEAVGDELNARGRKKVLCVLHEQGNVGHEQRCAGAKKTFDGTLRNLYVDGTNMPDVQASIEAKLDSDKSIDAVVTLGAPFAAAAVKAKRTAGSKAEIDTFDLNASVAAGLADKTLGFSVDQQPYLQGYEAVDLLWLHRFNQNVLGGGRPVLTGPQVVTADDAEELAQYTNRGTR